The genomic stretch GATTAAATGCAGATCTTCGTTGCATATGATAAACAAGGCAATAGAAAAGGGACTGCTGAAACCTGGTCAATCCGTTCTGGAAGTTACATCTGGCAACCAAGGATGTGGTCTAGCAGTCGTCTGTTCTGTAATGGGACACCCCTTAACTGTAACAATGTCGATGGGGAATAGTGCTCAACGAGCTATCCACATGGAGGCCCTTGGTGCTAAATGTGTGCGAGTACCTCAAGTTGAAGGAACATACGGCAATGTCACCCTCGCCGACGTTAAAGAAGCTGAGAAAGAAGGTTTACGCATAGCTGAGGAAATTGGCGCTTATTATGTGAATCAGTTTAATAATGAAGATAATGCAAACTCTCATTATTGTACGACGGGACCTGAAATTTGGAGACAAACCGGCAACCGCGTCGACGCTTTTGTAGCTACGGTCGGCACAGCAGGCACATTTACTGGTTCATCGAGATTTTTGAAGGAGAAAAACCCAAATATTCAATGCTACGTCGTGGAACCTGAGGGTTCGCAACCTATTCGGGGCTGCGCTATTACGAAACCGTTGCATTTATTGCAAGGTTCCGGTTACGGGTGCGTTCCTAATTTGTTCAAATTTGAAACAATGGATGGTACCCTCAGTGTGACGGATGAAGAAGCATCgaaatatatgaaacttattgGAGAGAAAGAAGGTCTCTACGTAGGTTATACGAGCGGTGCCAATGTTGCTGCTGCTGTTAAGTTGTTAAACTCGGGTACATTGCCTGAAGACGCATGGGTGGTAACGCTTCTCAACGACAGTGGCTTAAAATATACGCCAGTACCAGAGTCTTTAAGTACCTAGTAAGAGTGATAACACTAATTCagattgaatttaattttattacttacgctatagtaaataataattaatataaagtcTTAGAAAGCGCGTAAGTACGTTTAAGATAACTAGAAAGTTATTAACCAAGTATATCATAAAAAGCATTTAGGTAATTAGTGACATCGAATTATGCATGATGTTTGTTGTgattcattttctttttacttatttaactGATACTACGTAActataatatagtttaatgCAAaagatgtttaatttatttaaacgaacacaaattattgtatctatatttatattattaatcttaacatatttacatacatataattgtatatatgtACATCCATTCAAATtctaataatccatactaatattataaatgcgaaagtaactctgtctgtctgtctgttactcaatcacgcctaaactactgaaccaattttcatgaaatttggtatggagatattttgatacccgaaaaaagacataagctactttttatcccggaaaaatgacgcaattccggaaatcccacgggaacgggaactatgcgggtttttctttaactgcgcgggtgaagccgcgggcggaaaccttgTTGTACATAAAAATGATAAGATTTATAAATGAGTACCTATATATTGACTCATAGCATtctatttatacttttatcttataacgttaattattaaatacttttttatatacctacgttttttttcttgtatttcGTCGACACCAGaagtaaaacaaattataaattgttttaagtaGTTTATTGcgttttcaatttatttgacaTGTTATTCCCATATTGGCTTATTCTtgaaaagaataaatattgtaatatacaATAGGTAAAGAaatctattatataaaaatgaatcgcaaaatgtgttggtaagcgcatcaCTGAataacggctgaaccgatgcAGATGtcattaattctttttttatagtattccttgaagtacgaggatggttcttatggagagaaaacgtaaacatgtaccacggaacatgaagccggggcggaccgctagtattcaATAATTGTAGGAACCGTTATCAGTATGTTTTAGTAATAtatcaaatatgtatataaatatgttattgGCGATTGTATAGTATTTAGTCTACAAATTATTGCTTCATCATGTTTACTTCTTGTAATCTTATTcttgtgatattttttgtgaCGTAAAACTGTCTGTGAGAgtagatgatataatattacctacctacagcTACTATCCActaccataaaatatatgtatacctataacaggtatatatttattttttattagaataacatcatttcatgaattttgtttggTGGTACTTAGTTTACTTATTCATTACGCCTCTTTTATTAGAAAGTTGCAAAGCTttagtatattagtatagtattattaatagatttttttttatttttttaagttcagAACTTAAGTTATGCATTTGAAATCAATTCGTTTTTATATCTTAATGATTTATCTAAACAATTTTAtcgcattttttaaataaataaactctttATCAAGTTcaagtacctactatttttCCATCATAACTAAACAAACAATTTCATGTTACCTATGCGATAAAGATTATTTCTAAGTACtacactaatataatatttcgtatttactttaaataatgataattatttcgcCCGAATTCAAAGGTGTAGTGTtggttttaactttttaatattcaattaaaaatgaccCCGGATGGACTTCTAACACCCCAAATTATACCTGTCGGCAAATTTGAAGACAGCGGTGactaacaaacaaaataatatcttcgttattataatttggAGTCGCTGTTTttacaagtaggtacctatttcgAAAGATCCGagagattagtaaaaaataaaaatcttctcGCGTCTCCGCTTGTTATATGGCCATTTTCGACCCATTTAGTGAATTCCGTTCGGTGATTTGGCAATCTAATTTTGCTGTTTTTAAAGGCTCTAGGCATGTCTGGTGCAAACACGGCAAAATTTTAAGGTCTGTTCCATGTCTGTTCCGCTAATTAAAGGGAACGGACGTTTCAAGGAATATTGGAcgtaaatcaaataattatcTTGTAATTTGTATGGTTATGTGTCTATCATAATTCACGAAGGAAATCAAGAGTCTTTtctcacgtaaaaaataataatattatgatgctTCTTGATCGTAGATACTATTTAGAGGTTTTTGGTAGTAGACAAGAATTGAGAAGCGTGCTTGGATTTCAATTATGACCGTGATATGTTTTTATGATGATCAGTTAGTAAATTGCTGATTCTCTTCTACCTAGGTAGTTATGATTTGCATTTCATTCTCTATCCagaatatataatagtatGTATTACGCCtctatattcatattttgatcgtattttctataaaaatatgttctttggaaaaaaatatccCTATAGTCTGGTATATATCGAATCGCCAAAAACTCGTAATGTCTGACAAAAAATTGGTTTCTACCCTTTTATCACTGAAATagcataggtacattttttgtttgttcttTTACttgttattgtgttttttgtttttcgtCATGAGGATGTATTAGACGcgacaaattaaaaataagcgAAATACTGTGGAAATACCTAAgtagcaaaaaataaatctttgatCAGAAGACTtgtaatttttagtgtttagCTCCAAGTACACTTATCTACTAAAGCATATAGTACTTACAAGTACCTAGTTTTTATCTCAATGGTTTTTATCAATTGTTTTTGGTAGGTACAAGGCAGAtagacaattttaattaaagttttcgGTTCAGTATCGATTAAAATTTTCCAACAAAAAGAAGCAAATTAAACAGAAATGGCATCAAGAATTtgacaaattattttgtaatgaaagtaaaaaaatataaaggatATGGAACAGAATTTGTAATGGGCGTAATGGAGTGAAGCTGCGGGAAAGCTAGTTTGCACTTATCACACAACCCACGCACGGAAATAGACCCATAATTTCGAAATTTGGCCAGATGAAATTACGGGCACATcttgttaatataaattattataattataaattaatgtgtAATTAACTATGcgtttaagtatattatagatatttgaagtaaacattttattataagaaagagaatttatctattactagtggtccgccccggcttcgcccgtggtacataatatttcgcaTTAAAAGGTacctagcctatgtcctttctcgggtatcaaaatatctccataccaaatttcatgcaaattagttcagtagtttaggcgtgattgagtaacagacagacagacagagttactttcgcatttataatattagtatggatgcgACTTTATATCtgaaaagtaatataaagtaggtacctataatatttattattttagtttatatggCAATTATAGTCGCTACAtaactacatatattttaaatattttagatatatatttttataaacgcGCAATGAAATGTGTACGATCAGGAAGATAAATCCATAtctttttatacctatttcaaaaacatattattatttttaaaatgttctgtCATCAATGAACTActtaactataaaaataaagattattaaagataaagatttgtaaggaataattattagtgataataatatattatacgaaattttctttaataccTTTCCAGTTGGTTAATTTCTTCTAGTTCTAACCAACTGGAcggaattataaaattaagaaatcaTTAAATTCTTCTCGGTAACTGAAGTGTTCTTAGTTATGAGAcattaataaacatacttagtttaaagtttacctagaggttaaaaataaatacttcgATATGAATGTCAAAACGTATGAAATCATgaggatataaaaaatatgtaaatatgtataaaataaacactaatAATATAAGCAGTCATATGCTATTTCTTTACAAACGATGTGAACTTACGAAGTcggctatttattttatttatttaattaattgattgcTGGTGTTGTTAAAGATTTTACGCTTACAGCAACCTCGAGGCatgagtaggtacatattattgttaaaaatgcaGCTTATAAACACTTCTTGGTTCTAGGAAGACCCACTCTAAATGTTAGCAGTGAAAAAAGCAGCATACATGCATTTTCCACCGGTTTTAGAAATTTTaaccgagcggcccgatcgggaatagacacaatagattttctattgtgtctgtgattccgggggctgagggaTTAAACTTCGACATTCTTTACTTTaacctaagtaggtatatctaagtatattataatcgaATCAAGCAGATATTCAGTGGATATTTTTGTTGAAAGGCTTTCGAGATTATTCTGCGTGcactaataagtaattaagtttgtattattataaagaaaatacctAAAGTTTATATCTGAGTATAAGAGATTTGTTTGAAGGAAGTGATCACGGTAATTTCTGAAACAGTTTAGATTTTTTGTATggaattataatttgttaaacacCAAGTGAAGTGGGCGCTAgatagtatgtacctacaataaAAGTTCACACTTTTTACCTTTTTAGTTAGTACctttacaaatacaaatattaaaatatgtaacattATGAATACTATCGGACAGCTGCAGTCTTGGCTGCAGTCAATTTAGTAAATGGAACATCAAACATTATTTGAGACAAACAAGAAATGAATGCTTcgaaacttaattaaaataattaatgtcacAGTTAACTATGAGTAAATAATCTTCATGTAGgtatttagttattaaaaaaataagaatattattaatcatagAGAGATATGTTTATGATGGCAAAATAATTGATGAGTACATAGCAAAGTTATAAAAGAACTATGGGAAATATAATAGTCACTCACAGTCAAAAATATACTGCAGAAATACTTCAGTATGTTTCCGCACCAACTACGTGATATATCATGAATAAAACTTTCACTTGCGacattcttttatttataggtTTTTCATACATACCAATTTGTTATTAACCGACGTTCCTTAATTATATATCCGAATAAATTCTGAAGCCGTTGttcaaataaataggtacatagaaCATTAGCAAACATTacatgtcataataatatgaatacaattaaaatataataacggAATTTAACAATGATAATCAAAATGGTGAATTGCTTAATTGTTATGAAGGCAAATAACTAGGTACTATTACTTGTTATgagtaagtacctacacttTAATTGTACGCGTTATactttctattttaaattatcatgtTTTCGCATTTTTTTTGGTCGGAAATgcaacatattatgtacttaggtATGCGGATGACATACAACTCTACATATCATTTCCACCCAACGAAATACAGACAGCTTTGAGAAATCTAGGGGCCGATTTGGATAGGATAGTGAAATGTTCTGAAAATAATACACTGATTCTCAATACAGACAAGACGAAATATCTTATTATGGGAACACCAAAACAAATTGAGAAGCTTGAAAAACAGCAAAAGCATTGAGGTTTGAAAAGCATGTGAACAAAATaatctcaaattatttttatcgtcTTATGGTCCTATATCGTCTAAATtgttatatacttaaaatctgaagtaaaGGTTAGATTATGTGAAACATTAATTCTCTCAAAATTTGATTATGGAGATACTGTATACAGCTACGGTCCTCGCTTAGATTTTCGCTTTTTTCATTTGGATgacctaattaattattacatttataggTGACTAGCTATCCCAGCAAACGTCGTTCTGTCTTACTCTTATCGTTTAGGGGGAGGAAAATAGTTGTGGTCCGATTGATATTGAtattgcacacaaaatttcaacAGAGTCGGCCTGTCTGTAGCCTGTCGTTTCAGAGGAGTATGTcagtaattttgaaataattaatacgctagctatttaatatttgtctTACTATGGATACTCGCGGAGAAACTAACTATTTATTGTGTACACACATTAGAGATTAAATGAGTGTATTCTGGATGTTTATTTTCCGGGACAAGTAGTACCGATTCGATCATCTATTTGTGTTCGTGCTTGAACGCCTGAGCTGAAGTTTAGCGAGTTTGAGAGCAATTATAGATAACAACTCCACATTTTCTACTTATAggaaagataatattataaaatgggGATATAAATGAAGGATCTGTAATACagatagaataaaaaaatatttaggcTGAGCGGTTGTGGAAAATattgtaagtaggtaggtacttaataagttagcaattattttctatttattagcagtcttgtagaaaaaaaagtttcttataacataatatttacatgtcAGTAAGTATACTGAATATATACCCAATTTACATATGACCGCTGACGCATATAAATAAGTGCTTTGATTTTTGAAGGGTATTTGAAATATCTAATGATGAATCAATGAAACGGTTTAGGAATTGTGATAAGATGGAATATTCGTAGTAGCACTGCActatgatattaaaataacatattaccttaagattaaaataaataggtttttaatagtttattaaatagtattgttatttgtttcatttattgaaAGCAATTTCTATTTATCCATCACATAAaacctgttacaaatgacccgaaacactgacacaaaatttcgggtcatttgtaacaggatggcggttctacaggggtcttataGACAACAGGCCcgtattgaaaaaattttgGGTCATTTGACCCACCAGGTGACCTATCTAGAACGATAAAAGAGCATTAAAGAGAGAGAGCTGTAGTCTATTAGTAGGCAATGAGTAAAAggaaaatgatggtcagaacgttgataccggataccttaaggcttaagatactgtaatattttatattagagaatcttaacataaaatattatagtatcttaaccgtgtgtgacgcgctttataggttatatttactaaattatatttcactaCGTAAATATTTGACGTTTTATAAACTGCAATATTCTCCACTACACTAGTCATCAGAGACATTAAATTTTCCAACTCAGCTTACTTAACTCCGTCAACAACTGCTAATTTCATATCCTTTCCTCTTGCTACGCTAGCTAAGCGTTATTTTGGTGGGTTAGTGTACTAATTTGCTGTTTACAGCTGAACACTTTTTCAACTTGTCTCCCATACAAGACGGTCCTCCTTCCTTCTACCCTCCAATCTCCATACCATAGAGTAATAACACATACAGATAGACACGacttaaactttattttcttttttatgatttttgttACTTATGGTAAGGTAACGAGTATTTTTGTACGTCATATCgcttaattattacaatatgttcTTATCATCGATCAATTAGCAGCCCTTAAAAAAAGGTAATTGATCTATTATCGTCATTACATACTTAAtacatttaatgttttttagaaacaattagaaaaaaaaaacaagttttgtTATCGTCTTGAACtagaattttttaataaattctattcgTAAATTTCTAATTTGACGCACAATTTCGTACTGCTTATAAAATGgatctaaattctaaactaTCTACACTACCTTAGCGATTGCTAAGGATCACCCAGAGAGGAACAGCCAACAGGAATTtccataaatattttgatttccATAAACACTTCGAGCTCATTAGGTCTCTCTTGCTCAATAAGAAGTGACTTCTTAACCTATCAAAAGTTTGATCGTATTCTTAATGAAGAATAGATACCTATTAGTATCTAGTTACGAAGTCAGTTAGCAATTACTGaattataaagatattatttttataactagttacattaatattattttttagaatacatattataaatgctgaAGTAACTGACTGTCTCCACTTCACGCTTCaaccactgaaccgatttggatgaaagGTACAGAGATACCTTGAGACCTGAGATAGGTCATAAGGATAGGTTTTTATCGGAAATCCCATGAGATTTATGCAGGTTTTTATTACGGCCGAAGCCGCAGtagaaattcataaaaaaaactacattcAATCTATTTGTATGTccttatatacctacaaataGAATGAAATGGAATTACAATTAagtatacaatacaatttaaaataggtaattattttatgttgatGACAACGAACACCAGACTGACagataggtaataattaaaataaaacatttaattgttttagattaaaataaatttaacaatcGAATactagcacagataatataataggaACTAGATAGTGGGTGTTTTTCTTCtttacaaaaaactttaaaaatcaataaatataatgtactaAAAAGTTTAAGGGTTAATGTAATGTAAGAAACAACTAATTTTTTAgcaatgtataataatttgtgtttgtaaattttcACTAGGTTCATATTACATTTAAAGGTATGAACTACATATCTAATTTCCCAATTTGTCAAAGAAATTGCTACGAATTTGTAACCTTCATTAGTTAAAAACTCCCCATGAAATGTACCTTTAATAGACAATAGACAATagacaaacatttattcacaaaaataacacATTATTACAACAGCTGACaatcacaataattaaacatagaaaaaatacaaataaaaaacacgaaacacataatttatgacaattttatacataataaataaataagtaaataggtTGCTAATAAGTGTTATGGCTGTGAAAGGGTCCTGGCTCAGCATATGTCATGAGTCGACTGACTCACGACGCTGTTGATTCTGCCAGAACCCAGAAGGCAGATGGAACCAAAAAcggaaaaaaaaaagaaaaaactaaccagaagtaaataaaaaaaataatttaataggcaatataaatagatataatataatattataaattaatatagtattatttacaaagataaaaTGCAGGGATGAAAGAAAGTTGgtatatacatacacacacatacatacgtGTGAAGAACAGGTCACAAGAAAAACACAAGAAGATCAGGACAgaagagtaaataaaataataatgtttatacaaGTACAATATGGAATGAATAATAAGAGGGATACAAAGAAAGATACAGTGTGGCTTACGGGGGAAGAAGCTGAAGCGACATGAGATACTTTTTGTATGCACGTCGGAAGCTAAATTTAGTCTGCAGACATTTAATAGGAGGTGGTATATTGTTCCAGCATTTGGTAGCAGCGTATCTGAAGCTCCCACGAAATGCTGCAGTTTTGTGTGACGGCACTGACAACTC from Colias croceus chromosome 9, ilColCroc2.1 encodes the following:
- the LOC123694207 gene encoding putative inactive cysteine synthase 2, with the protein product MAKVNGIQNEIKESALDLIGNTPIVALDRLHPGPGRILAKCEFMNPGASIKCRSSLHMINKAIEKGLLKPGQSVLEVTSGNQGCGLAVVCSVMGHPLTVTMSMGNSAQRAIHMEALGAKCVRVPQVEGTYGNVTLADVKEAEKEGLRIAEEIGAYYVNQFNNEDNANSHYCTTGPEIWRQTGNRVDAFVATVGTAGTFTGSSRFLKEKNPNIQCYVVEPEGSQPIRGCAITKPLHLLQGSGYGCVPNLFKFETMDGTLSVTDEEASKYMKLIGEKEGLYVGYTSGANVAAAVKLLNSGTLPEDAWVVTLLNDSGLKYTPVPESLST